One genomic segment of Streptomyces liangshanensis includes these proteins:
- the whiA gene encoding DNA-binding protein WhiA, which translates to MAMTPAVKDEIARLPVTRTCCRKAEVSAILRFAGGLHLVSGRIVIEAELDTSIAARRLRKDILEIFGHNSELVVMAPGGLRRGSRYVVRVITGGDQLARQTGLVDGRGRPIRGLPPQVVSGATCDAEAAWRGAFLAHGSLTEPGRSSSLEVTCPGPEAALALVGAARRLQIAAKAREVRGVDRVVVRDGDAIGALLTRLGAHESVLAWEERRMRREVRATANRLANFDDANLRRSARAAVAAGARVGRALEILGEEVPEHLAAAGRLRMEHKQASLEELGALADPPLTKDAVAGRIRRLLAMADKRAQDLGIPGTESTLSEEMADGLVG; encoded by the coding sequence CCAGCGGTGAAGGACGAGATCGCCCGCCTCCCCGTCACCCGGACGTGTTGTAGGAAGGCTGAGGTCTCGGCGATTCTTCGGTTCGCGGGCGGGCTGCACCTGGTGAGCGGCCGCATCGTGATCGAGGCGGAGCTGGACACCAGCATCGCCGCGCGCCGGCTCCGCAAGGACATCCTGGAGATCTTCGGGCACAACTCGGAGCTCGTGGTGATGGCCCCGGGCGGCCTGCGCAGAGGCAGCCGTTACGTCGTACGGGTGATCACCGGCGGTGACCAGCTGGCCCGCCAGACCGGTCTGGTCGACGGCCGGGGGCGCCCGATCCGCGGCCTGCCCCCGCAGGTCGTCTCCGGTGCCACCTGTGACGCCGAGGCGGCGTGGCGCGGGGCGTTCCTCGCGCACGGCTCGCTCACCGAGCCCGGCCGCTCCTCCTCGCTGGAGGTGACCTGCCCCGGCCCCGAGGCGGCCCTCGCCCTGGTGGGCGCGGCCCGCCGGCTCCAGATCGCCGCGAAGGCCCGTGAGGTACGGGGCGTGGACCGGGTGGTCGTACGGGACGGGGACGCGATCGGCGCCCTGCTGACCCGGCTCGGCGCGCACGAGTCGGTGCTCGCGTGGGAGGAGCGGCGGATGCGCCGCGAGGTCCGCGCCACGGCCAACCGCCTCGCCAACTTCGACGACGCGAACCTGCGCCGCTCGGCCCGCGCCGCCGTCGCGGCGGGGGCCCGGGTGGGGCGCGCCCTGGAGATCCTCGGCGAGGAGGTGCCCGAGCACCTCGCCGCGGCCGGGCGGCTGCGCATGGAGCACAAGCAGGCGTCGCTGGAGGAGTTGGGCGCGCTCGCCGACCCGCCGCTGACCAAGGACGCGGTCGCGGGCCGGATCCGCCGGCTGCTGGCCATGGCCGACAAGCGGGCCCAGGACCTGGGCATTCCGGGTACGGAGTCGACCCTCAGCGAGGAGATGGCCGACGGTCTCGTCGGCTGA
- a CDS encoding M14 family metallopeptidase: protein MRRRARSILAAGALLVGGVTLAPLAEARTAPAADSGADAVKVFDAQVTKEQVPLLIAAGQDSHELGELAPEKGTAKVELFLTDAQARGLEQQGVDVTERKIANKAEARIQAAGDGVFRPYSGKGNLKEEIVKTGAANPGLTKVVSIGKTVQGQDILALKVSKGAKKTKDGAKPSVLYMSNQHAREWITPEMTRRLMHYYLDNYGKDRRITKIVDSTELWFVLSANPDGYDYTFSPDGDRLWRKNLRDINADGKIGPGDGVDLNRNFAFKWGYDDEGSSPRPNGETYRGAGPNSEPETKAIDRFQKSIGFDYGINYHSAAELLLYGVGWQVATPTPDDVLYKALAGTPENSAVPGYYPQVSSELYTTNGEADGHAANVNGIMMFTPEMTTCQTASAADPADAWEARDCQSGFNFPDDEKLIQGEFAKNVPFALSVAETAVHPDQPVSAVGLTAPDFTLDPFTTSYARGADQEVAVTVRKSVRDKELNYRINGGRTHDEDLKAWKGGETYGGDDNLHFDEYRADVEDADPGDKVEVWFTGRTKAGKATASEHFTYTVAERPRADTIVISEGAGSAQNAAAYVDALRANGRTAVVWDVPTQGAPHPLGVLSHFSTAVHHTGATAPTGDTQLAVRDFINEGGKLVEAGELAGGNAQVGRAQTNDFSQYFLGAYGRTSLGGATGFTGDGALAGAAGPLGAAPGNPLNAAGVYNITSENLDPATFPQFRSAQAGTYAGIVNPYAPYQGSWMAAATHEDDAWRRLSRTVDLTGVTAADRPELRLALNWNTEPGYDHAVLEAHTTGAEDWTTLPDTGGATSAAVPAECEAGFFLAGHPFLEHYLTLGDAACQASGTTGAWHSFTGTSNGWKQVAFDLSAYAGKKVDLSLSYISDPSTGGRGLFADNTRLSVGGGEQQAEGFETSLGAWTTPGAPAGSPAVDGDWTRVQELFKAYSAVTTRDTVLLGFGLEHVQDAGQRAAILGKALRSLRH, encoded by the coding sequence ATGAGACGCAGAGCGAGATCGATCCTCGCGGCGGGCGCGCTGCTGGTGGGCGGAGTGACACTGGCACCGCTCGCCGAGGCGCGGACGGCACCGGCCGCGGACAGCGGCGCGGACGCCGTGAAGGTGTTCGACGCACAGGTCACCAAGGAGCAGGTGCCGCTGCTCATAGCCGCCGGCCAGGACTCCCACGAACTGGGCGAGCTGGCACCGGAGAAGGGCACGGCGAAGGTCGAGCTGTTCCTCACCGACGCGCAGGCGCGCGGCCTGGAACAGCAGGGCGTCGACGTCACCGAGCGCAAGATCGCGAACAAGGCCGAGGCCCGGATCCAGGCGGCCGGCGACGGCGTCTTCCGCCCGTACAGCGGCAAGGGCAACCTCAAGGAAGAGATCGTCAAGACGGGGGCGGCCAACCCCGGCCTCACCAAGGTCGTCTCCATCGGCAAGACCGTCCAGGGCCAGGACATCCTCGCGCTCAAGGTCAGCAAGGGCGCGAAGAAGACGAAGGACGGCGCCAAGCCGTCCGTGCTCTACATGTCCAACCAGCACGCCCGGGAGTGGATCACTCCCGAGATGACGCGCCGCCTGATGCACTACTACCTCGACAACTACGGCAAGGACCGGCGGATCACCAAGATCGTCGACTCCACCGAGCTGTGGTTCGTCCTCAGCGCCAACCCGGACGGCTACGACTACACGTTCAGCCCCGACGGCGACCGGCTGTGGCGCAAGAACCTGCGCGACATCAACGCCGACGGGAAGATCGGTCCCGGCGACGGCGTCGACCTCAACCGCAACTTCGCCTTCAAGTGGGGCTACGACGACGAGGGTTCGTCGCCCCGGCCCAACGGCGAGACCTACCGCGGCGCCGGCCCGAACTCGGAGCCCGAGACGAAGGCGATCGACCGCTTCCAGAAGAGCATCGGCTTCGACTACGGCATCAACTACCACTCGGCCGCCGAGCTGCTCCTGTACGGCGTGGGCTGGCAGGTCGCCACCCCCACCCCCGACGACGTGCTGTACAAGGCGCTCGCCGGTACGCCCGAGAACTCCGCCGTCCCCGGCTACTACCCGCAGGTCTCCTCCGAGCTGTACACCACCAACGGTGAGGCCGACGGGCACGCGGCGAACGTCAACGGCATCATGATGTTCACCCCGGAGATGACCACCTGCCAGACCGCGTCCGCGGCCGACCCGGCCGACGCGTGGGAGGCCAGGGACTGCCAGTCCGGCTTCAACTTCCCCGACGACGAGAAGCTGATCCAGGGCGAGTTCGCCAAGAACGTCCCCTTCGCGCTCTCCGTCGCCGAGACCGCCGTCCACCCTGACCAGCCGGTCTCCGCGGTGGGCCTGACGGCCCCCGACTTCACCCTGGACCCCTTCACCACCTCGTACGCGCGCGGCGCGGACCAGGAGGTCGCGGTCACCGTCCGCAAGTCGGTCCGGGACAAGGAGCTCAACTACCGGATCAACGGCGGCCGTACGCACGACGAGGACCTCAAGGCCTGGAAGGGCGGCGAGACCTACGGCGGCGACGACAACCTCCACTTCGACGAGTACCGCGCCGACGTCGAGGACGCCGACCCGGGCGACAAGGTCGAGGTCTGGTTCACCGGCCGCACCAAGGCCGGCAAGGCCACGGCCAGTGAGCACTTCACCTACACCGTCGCCGAGCGCCCCCGCGCCGACACGATCGTGATCTCCGAAGGCGCCGGCTCCGCCCAGAACGCCGCCGCCTACGTCGACGCCCTGCGGGCCAACGGCCGTACCGCCGTGGTCTGGGACGTCCCCACCCAGGGTGCCCCGCACCCGCTGGGGGTCCTCTCCCACTTCTCCACCGCCGTCCACCACACCGGGGCCACCGCCCCGACCGGGGACACCCAGCTGGCCGTCAGGGACTTCATCAACGAGGGCGGCAAGCTGGTCGAGGCCGGTGAGCTGGCCGGCGGCAACGCCCAGGTCGGGCGCGCCCAGACCAACGACTTCAGCCAGTACTTCCTGGGCGCGTACGGCCGTACGTCCCTCGGCGGCGCCACCGGCTTCACCGGCGACGGCGCCCTCGCGGGCGCGGCCGGACCGCTCGGAGCCGCCCCCGGCAACCCGCTGAACGCGGCCGGGGTCTACAACATCACCTCCGAGAACCTGGACCCGGCGACCTTCCCCCAGTTCCGCAGCGCCCAGGCGGGCACGTACGCCGGCATCGTCAACCCGTACGCCCCCTACCAGGGCTCCTGGATGGCGGCCGCCACCCACGAGGACGACGCGTGGCGGCGCCTGAGCCGGACCGTCGACCTCACCGGGGTCACCGCGGCCGACCGGCCCGAGCTGCGTCTCGCGCTGAACTGGAACACCGAGCCGGGCTACGACCACGCCGTCCTGGAGGCCCACACCACCGGCGCCGAGGACTGGACCACCCTCCCCGACACCGGCGGCGCCACCAGCGCCGCGGTCCCCGCCGAGTGCGAGGCCGGGTTCTTCCTCGCCGGGCACCCGTTCCTGGAGCACTACCTCACCCTCGGCGACGCCGCCTGCCAGGCCTCCGGCACCACCGGCGCCTGGCACAGCTTCACCGGCACCTCCAACGGCTGGAAGCAGGTCGCCTTCGACCTGAGCGCCTACGCCGGCAAGAAGGTCGACCTGTCGCTCAGCTACATCAGCGACCCCAGCACCGGCGGCCGCGGCCTCTTCGCGGACAACACGCGCCTGTCGGTCGGCGGCGGCGAGCAGCAGGCCGAGGGCTTCGAGACGTCCCTCGGCGCCTGGACCACCCCGGGGGCCCCCGCGGGCAGCCCGGCCGTGGACGGCGACTGGACCCGCGTCCAGGAGCTGTTCAAGGCCTACTCCGCGGTGACCACCCGTGACACCGTGCTGCTCGGCTTCGGCCTGGAGCACGTGCAGGACGCCGGACAGCGTGCGGCGATCCTCGGCAAGGCACTGCGCAGCCTGCGTCACTGA
- the gap gene encoding type I glyceraldehyde-3-phosphate dehydrogenase, translating to MTIRVGINGFGRIGRNYFRALLEQGADIEIVAVNDLGDTATTAHLLKYDTILGRLKAQVTHTADTITVDGHTIKVLSERNPADIPWGELGVDIVIESTGIFTKKADAAKHLAGGAKKVLISAPAKDEDITIVMGVNENKYVAADHHVISNASCTTNCVAPMAKVLLENFGIVKGMMTTVHAYTNDQRILDFPHSDLRRARAAAENIIPTTTGAAKATALVIPELAGKLDGIAMRVPVPTGSVTDLVVELEREVTKDEVNSAFQKAAEGQLKGILDYTEDAIVSSDIVNWPASCTFDSSLTMVQGKSVKIIGWYDNEWGYSNRLVDLTEFVGAQL from the coding sequence GTGACGATCCGCGTAGGCATCAACGGCTTTGGCCGCATCGGTCGTAACTACTTCCGCGCGCTGCTGGAGCAGGGTGCAGACATCGAGATCGTGGCTGTCAACGACCTGGGTGACACTGCGACCACCGCGCACTTGCTGAAGTACGACACCATCCTGGGGCGCCTGAAGGCACAGGTGACCCACACCGCCGACACCATCACGGTCGACGGACACACCATCAAGGTGCTCTCCGAGCGCAACCCGGCCGACATCCCCTGGGGTGAGCTGGGCGTCGACATCGTCATCGAGTCGACCGGCATCTTCACCAAGAAGGCCGACGCGGCGAAGCACCTCGCGGGCGGCGCCAAGAAGGTCCTCATCTCGGCTCCGGCCAAGGACGAGGACATCACCATCGTGATGGGCGTCAACGAGAACAAGTACGTCGCGGCCGACCACCACGTCATCTCCAACGCCTCCTGCACCACCAACTGTGTGGCGCCGATGGCCAAGGTTCTCCTGGAGAACTTCGGCATCGTCAAGGGCATGATGACCACGGTCCACGCGTACACGAACGACCAGCGGATCCTGGACTTCCCGCACAGCGACCTCCGCCGCGCCCGTGCCGCCGCCGAGAACATCATCCCGACCACCACCGGTGCCGCCAAGGCCACCGCGCTGGTGATCCCGGAGCTGGCGGGCAAGCTCGACGGCATCGCGATGCGCGTCCCGGTCCCGACCGGCTCGGTCACCGACCTGGTCGTCGAGCTGGAGCGCGAGGTGACCAAGGACGAGGTCAACTCCGCGTTCCAGAAGGCCGCCGAGGGCCAGCTCAAGGGCATCCTGGACTACACCGAGGACGCGATCGTCTCCTCGGACATCGTCAACTGGCCCGCCTCCTGCACCTTCGACTCCTCCCTGACCATGGTCCAGGGCAAGAGCGTGAAGATCATCGGCTGGTACGACAACGAGTGGGGCTACTCCAACCGCCTCGTCGACCTGACCGAGTTCGTCGGCGCGCAGCTCTAG
- a CDS encoding phosphoglycerate kinase, translating into MKTIDELLTEGVGGKRVFVRADLNVPLDGTTITDDGRIRAVLPTIARLAEAGARVIVASHLGRPKGAPDPAFSLAPAAARLGELLRADVAFATDTVGDSAEAVVAGLADGQVAVLENLRFNPGETAKDDAERGAFADRLAALADLYVGDGFGAVHRKHASVVDLPARLPHAAGGLIATEVGVLKKLTEDVARPYAVVLGGAKVSDKLGVIDHLLEKADRILIGGGMAFTFLKAQGHEVGSSLLQEDQIPAVQGYLKRAEERGVEFVLPVDFLVAEQFPDLKTKAPAHPETVRADAMPAGKMGLDNGPETCALYASKLADAATVFWNGPMGVFEHPDYAEGTRAVAQALLDSSAFTVVGGGDSAAAVRILGFDENAFGHISTGGGASLEYLEGKTLPGLAALED; encoded by the coding sequence ATGAAGACGATCGACGAACTTCTCACCGAAGGGGTCGGCGGCAAGCGGGTATTCGTCCGCGCCGACCTCAACGTGCCGCTCGACGGCACGACGATCACCGACGACGGCCGCATCCGCGCCGTCCTGCCGACGATCGCCCGCCTCGCCGAAGCGGGCGCGCGCGTGATCGTCGCGTCCCACCTCGGCCGCCCCAAGGGCGCCCCCGACCCGGCCTTCTCGCTCGCGCCCGCCGCCGCCCGCCTCGGGGAGCTCCTCCGCGCGGACGTCGCCTTCGCGACCGACACGGTCGGCGACTCGGCCGAGGCCGTCGTCGCGGGCCTCGCCGACGGCCAGGTCGCCGTCCTCGAGAACCTCCGCTTCAACCCCGGCGAGACCGCGAAGGACGACGCCGAGCGCGGCGCCTTCGCCGACCGCCTCGCCGCCCTCGCCGACCTGTACGTCGGCGACGGCTTCGGGGCCGTGCACCGCAAGCACGCCTCCGTCGTGGACCTCCCCGCCCGCCTGCCGCACGCCGCGGGCGGCCTCATCGCCACCGAGGTCGGTGTCCTCAAGAAGCTCACCGAGGACGTCGCCCGCCCGTACGCGGTGGTCCTCGGCGGTGCCAAGGTCTCCGACAAGCTCGGGGTCATCGACCACCTGCTGGAGAAGGCCGACCGCATCCTCATCGGCGGCGGCATGGCGTTCACCTTCCTCAAGGCCCAGGGCCACGAGGTCGGCTCCTCGCTGCTCCAGGAGGACCAGATCCCGGCCGTACAGGGCTACCTCAAGCGCGCCGAGGAGCGCGGCGTGGAGTTCGTGCTCCCCGTCGACTTCCTGGTCGCCGAGCAGTTCCCCGACCTCAAGACCAAGGCGCCCGCGCACCCCGAGACCGTCCGGGCCGACGCCATGCCCGCCGGGAAGATGGGCCTGGACAACGGGCCCGAGACCTGCGCGCTCTACGCCTCCAAGCTCGCCGACGCGGCCACCGTCTTCTGGAACGGCCCCATGGGCGTCTTCGAACACCCCGACTACGCGGAAGGCACCCGGGCCGTCGCCCAGGCCCTCCTCGACTCGTCGGCCTTCACGGTCGTCGGCGGTGGCGACTCCGCCGCCGCCGTCCGGATCCTGGGCTTCGACGAGAACGCATTCGGCCATATCTCGACCGGTGGCGGCGCGAGCCTCGAATACCTCGAGGGCAAGACGCTTCCCGGCCTCGCCGCACTGGAGGACTGA
- the tpiA gene encoding triose-phosphate isomerase: MTDSPETAGRLPLMAGNWKMNLNHLEAIAHTQKLAFALADKDYDAVEVAVLPPFTDLRSVQTLVDGDKLKIKYGAQDISAQDSGAYTGEISGSMLAKLKCTYVAVGHSERRQYHAETDELCNAKVKAAFRHGLTPILCVGEGLDVRKAGDQVSYTLAQLDGGLKDVPAEQAETIVIAYEPVWAIGTGEVATPEDAQEVCGAIRGRLAELYSQELADKVRIQYGGSVKSGNVAAIMAQPDVDGALVGGAALDAEEFVKIVRFRDQ, encoded by the coding sequence ATGACCGACTCACCCGAAACCGCAGGCCGCCTTCCGCTCATGGCGGGCAACTGGAAGATGAACCTCAACCACCTCGAGGCCATCGCCCACACCCAGAAGCTCGCCTTCGCCCTGGCGGACAAGGACTACGACGCCGTCGAGGTCGCCGTCCTGCCCCCCTTCACCGACCTGCGGTCCGTACAGACCCTCGTCGACGGGGACAAGCTCAAGATCAAGTACGGCGCCCAGGACATCTCCGCCCAGGACTCCGGCGCCTACACCGGTGAGATCTCGGGCTCGATGCTCGCCAAGCTCAAGTGCACCTACGTCGCCGTGGGGCACTCCGAGCGCCGGCAGTACCACGCCGAGACCGACGAGCTGTGCAACGCCAAGGTGAAGGCCGCGTTCCGGCACGGCCTGACCCCGATCCTCTGCGTCGGCGAGGGCCTGGACGTCCGCAAGGCCGGTGACCAGGTCTCCTACACGCTGGCGCAGCTCGACGGCGGTCTCAAGGACGTCCCGGCCGAGCAGGCCGAGACGATCGTGATCGCGTACGAGCCGGTCTGGGCGATCGGCACCGGCGAGGTCGCCACCCCCGAGGACGCCCAGGAGGTCTGCGGGGCGATCCGCGGCCGGCTGGCCGAGCTGTACTCCCAGGAGCTGGCCGACAAGGTCCGCATCCAGTACGGCGGCTCGGTGAAGTCCGGCAACGTCGCCGCGATCATGGCCCAGCCCGATGTGGACGGCGCTCTGGTCGGCGGCGCGGCGCTGGACGCCGAGGAGTTCGTCAAGATCGTCAGGTTCCGCGACCAGTGA
- the secG gene encoding preprotein translocase subunit SecG — MGFSIALIIFSLLLMLLVLMHKGKGGGLSDMFGGGMQSSVGGSSVAERNLDRITVVVGLLWFASIVVLGLLLKLDG; from the coding sequence ATGGGGTTCTCGATCGCCCTCATCATCTTCAGCCTGCTGCTGATGCTGCTGGTGCTGATGCACAAGGGAAAGGGCGGCGGCCTCTCCGACATGTTCGGTGGCGGAATGCAGTCGTCCGTCGGTGGGTCCTCGGTCGCGGAGCGTAACCTCGACCGCATCACCGTGGTTGTCGGTCTGCTGTGGTTCGCGAGCATCGTCGTCCTGGGTCTGCTGCTCAAGCTGGACGGCTGA
- a CDS encoding RNA polymerase-binding protein RbpA, with protein MASGNAIRGSRVGAGPMGEAERGESAPRLRISFWCSNGHETVPSFASDAQVPETWDCPRCGFPAGQDRDNPPDPPRTEPYKTHLAYVRERRSDADGEAILAEALAKLRGEI; from the coding sequence GTGGCAAGTGGCAACGCGATCCGGGGAAGCCGGGTCGGAGCGGGGCCGATGGGTGAGGCCGAGCGTGGCGAGTCCGCGCCACGCCTGCGCATCTCCTTCTGGTGCTCCAACGGGCACGAGACGGTGCCGAGCTTCGCCAGCGACGCGCAGGTTCCGGAGACGTGGGACTGCCCGCGCTGCGGTTTCCCGGCCGGCCAGGACCGGGACAACCCGCCGGACCCGCCGCGCACCGAGCCGTACAAGACGCACCTCGCCTACGTACGTGAGCGGCGGAGCGACGCGGACGGCGAGGCGATCCTCGCGGAGGCGCTCGCCAAGCTCCGCGGCGAGATCTAG
- a CDS encoding MFS transporter, translating into MSVADVAGAAEVRAPAWRGGFGRLWSAAVVSRFGDALRTAAMPLLATTLTDDPLLIASVTACGYLPWLLFGLLGGAIADRVDQRRAMWGVDLLRGVLMAAFAVAVALGHASVALLVVLAFVLTTFQTLFDNAATALLPSLVPPGALGSANARLMTGQQIAGTFVAAPLVPVLLLGGASLPYAADAATYGVAALLVASLRADPAPRQARKDGSTLRGEIAEGLGLLWRDRTLRGLCVATTLCNIGMGALIATLVLHVTGWLGAGHGGYALAVAGYGAGSVLGGLLARRLAERTGRIRAVLLAGTVQTGALLALGTVRELWVTVVCLVVFGLCGMVWNVNQATLVQERSPAPALGRISAAFRTLAVAGAPLGALLGGAAAAGWGLNTPALVAAALFVPAVASLARLIN; encoded by the coding sequence GTGTCGGTCGCGGACGTGGCGGGAGCGGCGGAGGTACGGGCGCCCGCGTGGCGCGGCGGGTTCGGGCGGCTGTGGTCCGCCGCGGTGGTCTCCCGGTTCGGGGACGCGCTGCGGACGGCCGCGATGCCGCTCCTCGCCACCACGCTCACCGACGACCCGCTCCTGATCGCCTCGGTGACCGCCTGCGGCTACCTGCCGTGGCTGCTGTTCGGACTGCTCGGCGGGGCGATCGCCGACCGGGTCGACCAGCGGCGGGCGATGTGGGGCGTCGACCTGCTCCGGGGCGTGCTCATGGCGGCCTTCGCGGTGGCCGTCGCCCTGGGCCACGCCTCCGTCGCCCTGCTCGTCGTCCTCGCCTTCGTGCTCACCACCTTCCAGACGCTCTTCGACAACGCGGCGACGGCCCTGCTGCCCTCCCTCGTGCCGCCCGGGGCGCTGGGGAGCGCCAACGCCCGGCTGATGACCGGACAGCAGATCGCCGGCACGTTCGTCGCCGCGCCCCTGGTGCCCGTGCTGCTGCTCGGCGGCGCCTCCCTCCCGTACGCGGCCGACGCGGCGACCTACGGCGTGGCCGCGCTGCTCGTCGCCTCCCTGCGGGCCGACCCGGCACCACGGCAGGCCCGCAAGGACGGCTCCACCCTGCGCGGGGAGATCGCCGAGGGGCTGGGCCTCCTGTGGCGCGACCGGACCCTGCGCGGGCTGTGCGTGGCCACGACCCTCTGCAACATCGGGATGGGCGCCCTGATCGCCACGCTCGTCCTGCACGTCACGGGCTGGCTGGGCGCGGGCCACGGCGGGTACGCGCTCGCGGTCGCCGGGTACGGGGCGGGGAGCGTGCTGGGCGGCCTGCTCGCCCGGCGGCTCGCCGAGCGGACCGGGCGGATACGGGCCGTCCTCCTCGCCGGCACCGTCCAGACCGGTGCGCTGCTCGCCCTGGGCACGGTGCGGGAGTTGTGGGTCACCGTGGTGTGCCTGGTGGTCTTCGGGCTGTGCGGCATGGTGTGGAACGTCAACCAGGCGACGCTCGTGCAGGAGCGGAGCCCGGCTCCCGCGCTGGGCCGGATCAGCGCCGCCTTCCGTACCCTCGCCGTCGCCGGGGCGCCGCTCGGCGCGCTCCTCGGCGGCGCCGCGGCGGCCGGATGGGGGCTCAACACACCCGCCCTGGTGGCCGCCGCGCTCTTCGTACCGGCCGTCGCGTCGCTGGCACGTCTGATCAATTAG
- the pgi gene encoding glucose-6-phosphate isomerase → MNAESRSRLNRTPEWAALGKHREQLGQTGLRELFASTPARGTDYTLRVGDLHLDYSKHLVTDETLALLRELAAATGVSELRDAMFRGEKINTTEDRAVLHTALRAPRDAVVEVDGENVVPAVHAVLDKMAAFADRIRSGEWTGHTGRPIKNVVNIGIGGSDLGPAMAYEALKSFTDRGLTVRFVSNVDGADLHEAVRDLDAAETLFIVASKTFTTIETITNATSARDWLLTELRAGQEAVARHFVALSTNSEKVADFGIDTANMFEFWDWVGGRYSYDSAIGLSLMIAIGPARFREMLDGFHLVDEHFRTAPPESNAPLLLGLLGIWYGSFFDAQSHAVLPYSHYLSKFTAYLQQLDMESNGKSVDRDGKPVDWQTGPVVWGTPGTNGQHAYYQLIHQGTKIIPADFIGFARPVADLAPGLVAQHDLLMANFFAQTQALAFGKSPEEVRAEGVPEELVPHKTFRGNHPTTTILAEELTPSVLGQLIALYEHKVFVQGAVWNIDSFDQWGVELGKVLAKKIEPVLTGDEAGDGLDSSTAALVATYRTLRGR, encoded by the coding sequence ATGAACGCAGAAAGCCGTAGCAGGCTCAATCGCACGCCCGAGTGGGCCGCACTGGGCAAGCACCGGGAGCAGTTGGGCCAGACGGGTCTGCGGGAGCTGTTCGCCTCGACACCGGCGCGCGGCACCGACTACACCCTCCGGGTCGGCGATCTCCACCTGGACTACTCGAAGCACCTGGTGACGGACGAGACGCTGGCGCTGCTGCGCGAGCTGGCCGCGGCCACCGGGGTGAGCGAGCTGCGGGACGCGATGTTCCGCGGCGAGAAGATCAACACCACCGAGGACCGCGCCGTCCTGCACACCGCGCTGCGCGCCCCCCGGGACGCCGTCGTCGAGGTCGACGGGGAGAACGTCGTACCGGCCGTGCACGCGGTCCTGGACAAGATGGCCGCGTTCGCCGACCGGATCAGGAGCGGCGAGTGGACCGGCCACACGGGCCGGCCCATCAAGAACGTCGTCAACATCGGCATCGGCGGCTCCGACCTCGGCCCGGCGATGGCGTACGAGGCCCTCAAGTCCTTCACGGACCGCGGCCTCACGGTCCGCTTCGTGTCGAACGTCGACGGCGCCGACCTGCACGAGGCCGTACGGGACCTGGACGCGGCCGAGACGCTGTTCATCGTCGCCTCCAAGACCTTCACCACCATCGAGACCATCACCAACGCCACCTCCGCGCGCGACTGGCTGCTCACCGAGCTGCGGGCCGGCCAGGAGGCCGTCGCCCGGCACTTCGTGGCGCTCTCCACGAACAGCGAGAAGGTCGCCGACTTCGGCATCGACACGGCCAACATGTTCGAGTTCTGGGACTGGGTCGGCGGGCGGTACTCGTACGACTCCGCCATCGGCCTCTCCCTGATGATCGCGATCGGCCCCGCCCGCTTCCGCGAGATGCTCGACGGCTTCCACCTCGTCGACGAGCACTTCCGCACCGCGCCGCCCGAGTCCAACGCGCCGCTGCTGCTGGGCCTGTTGGGCATCTGGTACGGGTCGTTCTTCGACGCCCAGTCGCACGCCGTGCTGCCGTACAGCCACTACCTGTCCAAGTTCACCGCGTACCTCCAGCAGCTGGACATGGAGTCCAACGGCAAGTCCGTGGACCGTGACGGCAAGCCCGTGGACTGGCAGACCGGCCCGGTCGTCTGGGGCACGCCGGGCACCAACGGCCAGCACGCGTACTACCAGTTGATCCACCAGGGCACGAAGATCATCCCGGCCGACTTCATCGGTTTCGCCCGGCCCGTCGCGGACCTGGCGCCGGGCCTGGTCGCCCAGCACGACCTGCTGATGGCCAACTTCTTCGCGCAGACGCAGGCGCTCGCGTTCGGCAAGTCCCCCGAGGAGGTACGGGCCGAGGGGGTGCCCGAGGAGCTGGTCCCGCACAAGACGTTCCGCGGGAACCACCCCACGACCACGATCCTCGCCGAGGAACTGACCCCGTCCGTGCTGGGCCAGCTGATCGCCCTGTACGAGCACAAGGTCTTCGTCCAGGGCGCCGTCTGGAACATCGACTCCTTCGACCAGTGGGGCGTCGAGCTCGGCAAGGTCCTCGCCAAGAAGATCGAACCGGTCCTCACTGGTGACGAGGCCGGTGACGGCCTCGACTCGTCGACGGCGGCGCTGGTCGCCACGTACCGCACCCTGCGCGGCCGCTGA